Proteins encoded together in one Impatiens glandulifera chromosome 1, dImpGla2.1, whole genome shotgun sequence window:
- the LOC124921141 gene encoding proline-rich receptor-like protein kinase PERK4, producing the protein MKLPPPPGQSMPSSDFSTVFSGGALNANASPLSPNMGAFGGLNTSSFNYEELVAATNGFSQANLLGQGGFGYVHKGVLPNGKVVAVKSLKSGSGQGEREFQAEVEIISRVHHRHLVSLVGYCITDGQRMLVYEFVSNNTLEYHLHGNDLPTMEWGSRMRIALGSAKGLAYLHEDCHPRIIHRDIKAANILLDDNFEAMVADFGLAKLTTDNFTHVSTRVMGTFGYLAPEYASSGKLSDKSDVFSFGVMLLELITGKRPVDPTSRLMEDSLVDWARPLLSKALDDGNYDDLADPRLEGNFDRNEMARIAACTSTSIRHSARRRPKMSQVVRALEGSSSLDDLIDGPKAMSQTSRGSSSVTESSMYDTGAYNADMMKFRKMILMDESKEYTSDDQ; encoded by the exons ATGAAGCTTCCTCCGCCACCGGGGCAATCGATGCCTAGCAGTGATTTCAGCACTGTGTTCTCCGGTGGGGCATTAAACGCCAACGCTAGTCCTCTGTCACCGAACATGGGGGCCTTTGGCGGTCTAAACACGAGCAGCTTCAACTATGAGGAGCTGGTAGCGGCTACGAACGGGTTCTCTCAGGCGAACCTACTCGGTCAAGGAGGTTTTGGGTACGTGCACAAGGGAGTGCTGCCCAATGGGAAGGTAGTGGCTGTGAAGAGCCTTAAGAGTGGCAGCGGACAGGGAGAAAGAGAGTTCCAAGCAGAGGTAGAGATCATCAGCCGCGTCCACCACCGCCACCTTGTATCCCTCGTCGGTTACTGCATCACCGATGGACAACGGATGTTGGTCTATGAGTTTGTTTCAAACAATACCTTAGAGTATCATCTTCACG GAAATGATCTGCCCACAATGGAGTGGGGATCCAGGATGCGGATTGCTTTGGGGTCAGCCAAAGGCCTTGCTTACCTTCATGAAGATT GCCATCCTCGGATTATCCACCGTGACATTAAGGCAGCCAACATTCTCCTCGATGACAACTTTGAAGCAATG GTGGCGGATTTCGGATTGGCTAAGCTCACTACTGATAACTTCACTCACGTTTCAACTCGTGTGATGGGTACTTTCGG ATACTTGGCTCCTGAGTATGCTTCGAGTGGCAAGCTAAGTGATAAGTCTGATGTCTTCTCATTTGGGGTGATGCTTTTGGAACTGATTACAGGGAAGCGACCTGTTGATCCTACCAGTAGATTAATGGAAGACAGTTTGGTCGATTGG GCTAGGCCACTTCTTTCTAAAGCTTTAGATGATGGAAACTACGATGACCTCGCGGATCCTCGACTCGAGGGAAACTTTGATCGCAACGAGATGGCGCGTATTGCGGCGTGTACCTCTACGAGCATTCGTCACTCTGCTCGCAGACGCCCCAAGATGAGCCAg GTGGTGCGTGCTTTAGAAGGGTCGTCATCCTTGGACGATCTAATTGACGGGCCCAAGGCTATGAGCCAAACCTCTCGCGGATCAAGTAGTGTGACCGAGAGCTCGATGTATGACACGGGGGCTTACAACGCGGACATGATGAAGTTTAGGAAGATGATCCTCATGGACGAGAGCAAAGAGTACACGAGCGATGATCAATAA
- the LOC124921043 gene encoding proline-rich receptor-like protein kinase PERK9, with amino-acid sequence MATVTAPSPESSSQQPPPDDDSPPSDSTTPPPPNQTSPPPAPVVASSPPPPPAPVAASSPPPPAPVASSPPPPTPPPPEASSEPPPASSPPSPEKHKSPPSNTPVPVFNPSQPPPTVVNSPPTKSSGHNGKTLTPPSGKPKSKESSSDNSTGIAVGVTVAGIVIISMVIICLVCLSRKKKKRPYYDPSPRGGGGGGVAGV; translated from the coding sequence ATGGCAACCGTGACTGCTCCCTCCCCTGAATCATCTTCTCAGCAGCCACCTCCAGACGACGACAGCCCACCTTCTGATTCAACAACCCCACCACCTCCCAACCAAACATCACCCCCACCTGCCCCCGTCGTCGCCTCATCTCCTCCACCCCCACCTGCCCCCGTTGCCGCCTCGTCTCCTCCACCACCTGCTCCCGTCGCCTCATCTCCACCTCCACCAACACCTCCACCCCCAGAAGCATCATCAGAGCCTCCGCCGGCTTCTTCACCTCCTTCCCCTGAAAAGCATAAATCACCACCCTCCAATACTCCTGTTCCCGTCTTTAATCCGTCTCAACCACCTCCCACCGTCGTAAACTCCCCTCCTACCAAGTCCTCCGGGCACAATGGCAAGACACTCACTCCGCCATCTGGTAAACCCAAATCAAAGGAGTCTTCGTCGGATAACAGTACAGGCATTGCTGTGGGAGTTACCGTAGCCGGAATCGTCATCATTTCCATGGTTATCATTTGTCTTGTTTGTTTgtcaaggaagaagaagaaaagaccCTACTATGATCCTTCTCCGCGCGGTGGTGGTGGCGGTGGCGTTGCAGGTGtttaa
- the LOC124921401 gene encoding uncharacterized protein LOC124921401 — MKDDDDLPVSTPTSHASSTVTLKKDTSDSSAFSRGRYKFWALAAILLLAFWSMLTGTVTLRWSAGNLNRFSDQFDMPNFDDLDVLEMEDREKVVRHMWDVYTSGRRIRLPRFWQEAFEAAYEDLVNDDSGVREVAISEIAKMSLGSIDLDPQPVQSSSTQAVNHHKQDVKGNNSSSSKQAAALTSSRGANKQQQQQAGSSIKII; from the exons ATGAAGGACGACGATGATCTACCCGTATCGACACCAACGTCACATGCATCATCAACGGTGACATTGAAGAAAGATACATCAGATTCGAGCGCATTCTCTAGAGGTCGTTACAAGTTTTGGGCCTTGGCTGCAATTTTGCTCCTCGCTTTTTGGTCGATGCTTACTGGAACCGTCACTCTTCGTTGGTCTGCTGGCAATCTTAATCGTTTCTCCGACCAATTTGATATGCCTAACTTTGACGATCTCGATGTCCTC GAAATGGAGGACAGAGAAAAAGTTGTTAGGCATATGTGGGACGTGTATACGAGTGGCCGCCGGATCAGATTGCCGCGATTTTGGCAGGAAGCTTTCGAGGCTGCATATGAAGATTTGGTCAATGATGATTCTGGCGTACGCGAGGTTGCAATATCAGAGATAGCCAAGATGTCCTTGGGCTCCATTGATCTTGATCCACAGCCCGTTCAATCATCT AGCACACAAGCAGTGAATCATCATAAGCAAGATGTGAAAGGGAacaacagcagcagcagcaagcAGGCAGCAGCATTAACATCATCTAGAGGAGCGAACAAACAGCAGCAACAGCAAGCAGGCAGCAGCATTAAAATCATCTAG